The genomic interval TGAGGAGCATTCGCCAGGAAGGGCGCAGCGCTACCGAATCGACGTCCAGCAGCAACCGGCCATCCGGCGTGTAGAGTCGGACGCGCGTAGCGTACAGGCCGCGCACCAGGTCTCCGTCCAGGCGCTCGATCCGAAGCTGTCCGCCCAGATGCGCCCGGAAGGCCGCTTCCAGTTGGGCGCGCACGAAGTCGCGTCCGGCGCGCGTGCGCGTTAGTGCTACAAAGAGCACCAGGCCGACGGCCAGCACACCGGCCGCCAGTATTAGCAATCGGCGGGCAATATGTCCGAGCGCACGTACGGGCAAGGCGGGCAGGGGGGTCAGGAAGTTATAGCCGCGCGGTGGCTTTCCAGCACGAACTGCCAGGCGTCCCGCAATTCGGCTTCGGTTACATCGTCGGCCAGGTAGGCTTCGCCTACGCGGCGCAGCAACACGAAGCGCAAGCGCCCGGCCAGGGCTTTTTTGTCCACCTCCATGGCCTCGCGCAGCGCCTCGAAATCGAGCGTGTCGGGCGATCCGGGCACCGGCAGGCGTTGCAGCAGCGTGCGGATGCGGTCGAGGGGCAGGTCCGGGTGTCTCCGGTGCGAGAGCCAGAGGGCGGCCAGCATGCCCAGCGCCACGGCCTCACCATGCGTGAAGTGTCCGTAGCCGGCCACGCGCTCGATGGCATGGCCGAACGTGTGTCCGAAGTTCAGAATCGCCCGCAGTCCGGCCTCGCGTTCGTCCTGCATGACCACCCGGATTTTGACGGCGACCGCCTGGCCAATCAGCTCCGGCAGTAGCGCCGCGTCGCGCTGCATTACGTCCGCCCAGCGCTTCTCCAGCAGGGCAAACAGCGCCGGATCGCCGATCAGCGCATGCTTGACCACTTCGGCCAGGCCGCTGGTCCACTCGCGTTCGGGCAACGTCTGCAACAGCGACGGGTCGGCAAACACAAGCACCGGCTGGTGGAAGGCGCCGATCAGATTCTTTCCGCGCGCGTGGTTGATGCCGGTCTTGCCACCGATGGCGCTGTCGACCTGGGCGATCAGCGTGGTAGGCACCTGCACGAGTGGCAGCCCGCGCAGCAATGTGGCTGCGGCAAAGCCTGCCAGATCGCCGATCACGCCGCCGCCAAAGGCCAGCATGGGGGTTCGGCGGTCGATGCCCCAGCTCAGCGCCTCGTCATAGATGCGTTCCAGGTAAGGCAGCGCTTTAGTAGGTTCGCCCGGAGGGAGAACCAGCACGTGGGGTGTCCAGCCTGCCGCTTCCAGCGTCGCCTGGAGCGGCTCCAGGTGCAGGTGGGCCACGTGCTCATCGGTCACCAGCAGCAGGCGGCCGCGGCGCAGCCCGACGCGCTCGAGCCACGCCGGAAGCGCCGCCAGCGATTCGATCACGACCGGATAGCGCCGGTCGCCCGGAAGCTCTACGTAATGGACCACGACGACGGTTTTCGGGTTATTCAATGCGTTCCGTTTAAGAAAACCCACCAGCGGGGCGGCTGGTCCCGCAATTTAGCGTAAATGCAGCGCAGTTCGACAGATCGGCCATTTTTTCTTGAAGGGACGGCGCTGGCGCACCGGATCGTGGCGGCCGTGCTGCAACCGGGCGAGGTGGCCGTTGACGCGACCGTGGGCAACGGGCACGATACGCTGTTTCTGGCCCGGCAGGTTGGGCCGCAGGGGCACGTCTATGGCTTCGACATTCAGGAAGAAGCACTGGTGCGGACGCACCGGCGTCTGGAGGAGGCCGGACTGCATGAACGTGTGACGCTGCTGCAAATGGGCCACGAACATATGGCCGAAGCAGTGCCTGCGGCGTGGCACGGGCGCATCGGGGCGGTCATGTTCAACCTGGGCTATCTGCCGGGCGGAAGCGACCGCACCTGCATTACCCGTCCGCAAACCACAGTGCCCGCCCTTGAGGCGGCACTTCGTCTACTTCGCCCCGGCGGTGTGTTGACCGTGGTGGCCTATCGGGGACACCCCGGCGGGGCCGAAGAGTCCGAAGCCGTGCGGCAATGGGCCGAAACGATCGACCCCGACCGCTTCGTGGCCGCCCGTTATGCCTTCTGCAACCGACGCCGACCGGCGCCGGAATTGTTCGTGGTGGTCCGGAGCCCTGCCGGTTAATGCACCACCACCAGCCGGCGTGTCCAGTGCTGCGTGCCGGCTTCGATTCGGAGCAGGTACAGGCCGGCCGGCCAGGTATGTGCATCAATGGACACAGGGTGCGTGCCCGAAGGCAGCAGCCCGTCAAACGGCCGCGCCACTTCCTGCCCCAGCAGGTTGTAGACGCGCACCGAGACCGGCTGCGGCGATGGGAGCGTCAGCGTCAGCATGGCATGCTCGCGGAGCGGATTGGGATAGGGGCCGCGCAGGACTACCATTGGCGCATCCGGAAGCGGCTCGCCCGCCACCGGTCGGAGCGTCGAGACGCTGTAGTAGGCACCGCTGGGGACCTGGGTGAAGACCGGTGGAAAGCCTCCTGAAACAGAAAGCGTGGTGCCGATTTCGGCCTGGATGATTGAAGCCGGGTTTGCCTGCAGCCAGTCTTCGGAAAGCCACATGTAGCTGATGAAGATGTCCAGCGGTTGGCTGAAGCCAGTCACGCCGCTGACGCGCACCGTACGCTTGAGCCGCAGCGTCTCGCGCGAGCCGGCGGGCGTGATCAGCGTCCCGTAGCCGTCCACCGTCCAGAAAATCTGGACCGTAGCGTTTTGCAGTTGGTCCCGGTATTGTTCATAGGTCTGAATAGCCGTACTGTCGCCGGTGATGGCGGCCAGAAACCGGGCGATGACCTCCAGGTTGGTCGCTGGCGACGAGGGCCACTGCCAGCTCGTCTCGTAGGTCAGCGGAAACTTCAGCCAGGGAAACGGCTCGGGCAACAACAGCGTCGAGTCGTCGGCCGCCAGGCCATAGTAGTAGTTGCCGTCGTCCTGAATCAGGCTGCCGTAGATGTAGGCGCCGAGCAACACGGCATGATCCGCCTCGGTGAACACGTCAGCACCCGGCAGGCTGTTCTCATAGGGCAGATAGGGAATCGAGGACGTAACCGGCTCCTGGAAGTTTAAGCCTGTAAAATCCCAGGTTTGCGAAGGGCCACTTTTGTCGATCAGCGCCTGCAGGGCCAGTCGCGTCTGAGCCTGCTCGTCCTGCGTGTCGCCAAAATCGACGTTGTAGGTCGTGCTGCTGTAGGCCTTCCCGATCAGGACCTGGTAATTGTCGGCATTCAACGTGAACGGACTCTGCTGGGCCAGTGATAATTGCACCGCTGCAATGGTAAGCAGCACGCCTGGCAGAACACCGTACCTGTTACGCATGGCTGCTTTGAAGACAGATTGTCGTTATGTTATGTGTAAAAAATACGTCTGAAGGTTCAAATAAAAATGAAGGTTCAAATAAAAAAGAGGATGTGTCTGGTACTCTGGGCCTATTACCGGCATCCGCGCTATCGGCTGGTGCTGGCGGCCAATCGGGACGAGTTCTACGCGCGGCCGTCGGCGCTCGTGCATCGGTGGCCGGAGGCGCCCGACGTGCTGGCCGGTCGCGACCTGGAAGCGGGGGGGACCTGGCTGGGCGTTTCCGAACGGGGGCGCCTGGCGCTGGTGACAAACTACCGGGAGCCGGACCGACGGGCGGTCGGTCGCCGCTCGCGCGGCTGGCTGACGCGTGACTTTCTACGGGGCGGCGAACCGCCCGTGGCCTACCTTGAGCGCGTGCTGGCAGAAGGGCATGCCTACAACGGCTTCAACCTGCTTGTGGGAGATACCGAGACGCTGGCTTACGGCTCGAACCGAAGCGACGGCGTCAGGGTGCTGGCGCCCGGCCTTTACGGCCTGAGCAATCACCTGCTGGGCACGCGCTGGCCTAAAGTAACCCGGGGACTGGCGGCATTCGAGGCGATCCTGCAGGATGAATCAATTGACCCGGAGGCGCTGCTGGCGTTGCTGGCCGACCGCACGCCGGCGCCGGACGAAACGCTGCCACGGACCGGACTGGACTTGGAATGGGAGCGTCGGCTTTCCGCCATCTTTGTCGCGACCCCCGTCTACGGCACGCGCAGCTCGACCGTACTGCTCTGGGACAAA from Rhodothermus marinus carries:
- the aroB gene encoding 3-dehydroquinate synthase, with amino-acid sequence MNNPKTVVVVHYVELPGDRRYPVVIESLAALPAWLERVGLRRGRLLLVTDEHVAHLHLEPLQATLEAAGWTPHVLVLPPGEPTKALPYLERIYDEALSWGIDRRTPMLAFGGGVIGDLAGFAAATLLRGLPLVQVPTTLIAQVDSAIGGKTGINHARGKNLIGAFHQPVLVFADPSLLQTLPEREWTSGLAEVVKHALIGDPALFALLEKRWADVMQRDAALLPELIGQAVAVKIRVVMQDEREAGLRAILNFGHTFGHAIERVAGYGHFTHGEAVALGMLAALWLSHRRHPDLPLDRIRTLLQRLPVPGSPDTLDFEALREAMEVDKKALAGRLRFVLLRRVGEAYLADDVTEAELRDAWQFVLESHRAAITS
- a CDS encoding tRNA (mnm(5)s(2)U34)-methyltransferase produces the protein MQRSSTDRPFFLEGTALAHRIVAAVLQPGEVAVDATVGNGHDTLFLARQVGPQGHVYGFDIQEEALVRTHRRLEEAGLHERVTLLQMGHEHMAEAVPAAWHGRIGAVMFNLGYLPGGSDRTCITRPQTTVPALEAALRLLRPGGVLTVVAYRGHPGGAEESEAVRQWAETIDPDRFVAARYAFCNRRRPAPELFVVVRSPAG
- a CDS encoding T9SS type A sorting domain-containing protein codes for the protein MRNRYGVLPGVLLTIAAVQLSLAQQSPFTLNADNYQVLIGKAYSSTTYNVDFGDTQDEQAQTRLALQALIDKSGPSQTWDFTGLNFQEPVTSSIPYLPYENSLPGADVFTEADHAVLLGAYIYGSLIQDDGNYYYGLAADDSTLLLPEPFPWLKFPLTYETSWQWPSSPATNLEVIARFLAAITGDSTAIQTYEQYRDQLQNATVQIFWTVDGYGTLITPAGSRETLRLKRTVRVSGVTGFSQPLDIFISYMWLSEDWLQANPASIIQAEIGTTLSVSGGFPPVFTQVPSGAYYSVSTLRPVAGEPLPDAPMVVLRGPYPNPLREHAMLTLTLPSPQPVSVRVYNLLGQEVARPFDGLLPSGTHPVSIDAHTWPAGLYLLRIEAGTQHWTRRLVVVH
- a CDS encoding NRDE family protein — protein: MCLVLWAYYRHPRYRLVLAANRDEFYARPSALVHRWPEAPDVLAGRDLEAGGTWLGVSERGRLALVTNYREPDRRAVGRRSRGWLTRDFLRGGEPPVAYLERVLAEGHAYNGFNLLVGDTETLAYGSNRSDGVRVLAPGLYGLSNHLLGTRWPKVTRGLAAFEAILQDESIDPEALLALLADRTPAPDETLPRTGLDLEWERRLSAIFVATPVYGTRSSTVLLWDKDGTLMFSERTYGPGGRPLETRTYRVKCPAD